A portion of the Adhaeribacter radiodurans genome contains these proteins:
- a CDS encoding sugar phosphate isomerase/epimerase family protein, which translates to MIKSCVTIALVPQIKTGPWIYWEDLEASITKAAQLGFDAIELFTASADAVDTTTLTQLLERSGLNLAAVGTGAGKVIQGLTLTDPNPEIRKQAVAFISDMILFGAKFKAPAIIGSMQGNVAPSGDRSQTLEWLAEGLTTLGKIAESNEVNLIYEPLNRYETNLINNLSDGAKFLNSLNTRNVKLLADLFHMNIEESSLPESIRNNRAAIGHIHFADSNRRPVGYGHTSVPEIAAALQEINYDGYLSAEAFPWPNPDDAAQQTITAFNQFFKN; encoded by the coding sequence ATGATAAAATCCTGCGTTACTATTGCCCTCGTTCCGCAAATAAAAACCGGACCTTGGATATATTGGGAAGATTTAGAGGCTAGCATTACAAAAGCAGCCCAACTTGGGTTTGATGCGATTGAGCTTTTTACCGCTTCGGCGGATGCCGTAGATACAACAACTTTAACTCAATTACTGGAACGTTCCGGTTTAAATTTAGCGGCGGTGGGTACCGGTGCCGGAAAAGTTATCCAGGGACTTACTTTAACCGATCCCAATCCGGAAATCCGAAAACAGGCCGTTGCTTTTATCTCGGATATGATTTTGTTTGGGGCAAAATTTAAAGCGCCCGCTATTATTGGCTCCATGCAAGGTAATGTAGCGCCAAGCGGAGACCGGTCCCAAACGCTGGAATGGCTGGCAGAAGGATTGACCACTTTAGGAAAAATAGCCGAAAGCAACGAAGTAAACTTAATCTATGAGCCACTAAACCGCTACGAGACGAATTTAATCAATAATCTGAGCGACGGCGCTAAATTTTTAAATTCTTTAAATACCCGGAACGTAAAGCTATTAGCCGATTTGTTCCACATGAACATCGAAGAAAGTTCTTTGCCGGAAAGCATCCGTAATAACAGAGCCGCTATTGGGCACATTCACTTTGCCGATAGTAACCGCCGACCAGTTGGCTACGGTCATACTTCGGTACCTGAAATTGCAGCGGCATTGCAAGAAATAAACTACGATGGCTATTTATCTGCCGAGGCATTTCCCTGGCCTAACCCGGACGATGCCGCCCAACAAACTATAACAGCTTTTAACCAATTTTTTAAAAATTAG
- the eboC gene encoding UbiA-like protein EboC (EboC, a homolog the polyprenyltransferase UbiA, belongs to system of proteins involved in the trafficking of precursor metabolites to an extracytoplasmic compartment so that the biosynthesis of certain natural products, such as scytonemin, can be completed.) — MNRIFAHLVLMRPANIVTAVADILAGFAAAGAVRLIQQEVGSAYGSLYHPLASDLGWLVLSTIGLYGGGIVFNDVFDADLDKIERPERPIPSGAASKASATILGALLLILGIGAAFIVSTTSGIIAAVVAGLALLYDAWGKHQGFLGPINMGACRGGNLLLGMSAITASLEHYWYLAFIPIVYIANITVISRGEVHGGSRPILQATVALYILVFLSIGALTFLPHFSLITALPFALLFAYLIMLPLLKAVKTLQPKEIRLAVKAGVLSLIILDATLAAGFAGWLYGLAVLLLFPVSRFMAKQFAVT, encoded by the coding sequence ATGAACCGCATTTTTGCGCATTTGGTGCTTATGCGCCCGGCTAATATTGTTACCGCTGTGGCAGATATCTTGGCGGGTTTTGCCGCAGCAGGCGCCGTACGCTTGATTCAGCAAGAAGTTGGTTCGGCTTACGGTTCTTTGTACCACCCGCTTGCGTCAGACTTGGGCTGGCTGGTTTTATCTACCATTGGTTTATACGGCGGAGGGATAGTTTTTAACGATGTTTTTGATGCGGATTTAGACAAGATAGAGCGACCGGAACGACCTATACCTAGTGGAGCAGCCTCGAAGGCCAGCGCTACCATTCTGGGGGCTTTATTACTTATTCTCGGCATTGGAGCGGCTTTTATCGTGTCTACCACCAGCGGTATTATTGCGGCAGTGGTGGCTGGTCTGGCTTTGTTGTACGATGCCTGGGGCAAACACCAGGGTTTTCTCGGGCCGATTAACATGGGCGCTTGCCGGGGCGGCAATTTACTACTAGGTATGAGCGCTATTACGGCCAGTCTGGAGCATTACTGGTATCTGGCTTTTATTCCGATTGTGTATATTGCCAATATAACGGTCATCAGCCGGGGTGAAGTGCATGGCGGTAGCCGGCCTATTTTACAGGCCACCGTGGCTTTATACATTTTAGTTTTTTTAAGTATTGGTGCTTTAACCTTCTTACCGCACTTTTCTCTAATAACGGCCTTGCCTTTTGCCTTGCTTTTTGCTTATTTAATAATGCTGCCCTTATTAAAAGCCGTAAAAACCTTGCAACCAAAAGAAATACGATTAGCGGTAAAAGCCGGCGTTTTATCTTTAATTATCCTGGATGCTACTCTGGCAGCGGGCTTTGCAGGATGGTTGTACGGACTGGCAGTATTATTGCTTTTTCCGGTATCGCGGTTTATGGCTAAACAATTTGCTGTTACTTAA
- a CDS encoding L-rhamnose mutarotase, which yields MQRFCFALDLVDDPELIREYENYHSPGNDWPEVTKNDLDAGIINLQIYRTGNRMFMIMDTDDDFTFDKKAALDATVPKVQEWEKLMWKYQVPLPWAKEGEKWVLMDQIFQSGAKKA from the coding sequence ATGCAGCGATTTTGCTTTGCTTTAGACTTAGTAGATGATCCGGAGTTAATCCGGGAATACGAAAATTACCATAGCCCTGGTAACGACTGGCCCGAAGTAACGAAGAACGACCTAGATGCCGGCATTATTAATTTGCAAATTTACCGGACTGGTAACCGCATGTTCATGATCATGGACACCGACGATGATTTTACCTTCGATAAAAAAGCAGCATTAGATGCTACGGTGCCGAAAGTGCAGGAATGGGAAAAACTCATGTGGAAATACCAGGTGCCTTTGCCTTGGGCCAAAGAAGGTGAGAAATGGGTATTAATGGATCAAATATTCCAGTCCGGTGCAAAAAAGGCTTGA
- a CDS encoding zinc-binding alcohol dehydrogenase family protein, with protein sequence MKALFLVEPGKTEVRTIEPVKPAPEEVLLRIGMVGFCGGDLNGYRGLFELQEYPNILGHEVGATIEQVGNQVPAEFKPGMRVTVYPYLNCGTCVSCRKGRPNACQDNKTMGVRRPGAMTDYISIHWKNLFTSDKLSLRELALVEPLTVGFHAAARGRVSENDTVAVIGCGIVGLGAIASAVNRGAKVIAIDIDDSKMEIAKKIGVAHTINTTKVDLHQALAEITDGDGPDVIIEAVGSPQTYRAAVEEVAYTGRVVCIGYAKKPAEFNTGIFVRKEIEILGSRNCLGEFPEVISYLESGKFPVETVISKTVSIDEAGAALAAWSDNPGPITKIMVDFEK encoded by the coding sequence ATGAAGGCTTTATTTTTAGTGGAACCCGGTAAAACGGAAGTAAGAACTATAGAACCCGTAAAACCAGCACCCGAAGAAGTTCTGTTACGGATTGGAATGGTGGGGTTCTGTGGCGGCGACTTAAATGGATATCGGGGTTTATTTGAATTGCAGGAGTACCCAAATATTCTGGGCCACGAAGTAGGGGCTACAATTGAACAAGTGGGCAACCAGGTACCGGCGGAGTTTAAACCCGGCATGCGCGTTACGGTTTACCCGTATTTAAACTGCGGTACTTGCGTGTCGTGCCGGAAAGGCCGCCCGAATGCTTGTCAGGATAATAAAACCATGGGCGTGCGCCGGCCTGGTGCCATGACGGACTACATCAGCATTCATTGGAAGAATCTATTTACATCTGATAAGTTATCGCTCCGGGAACTAGCTTTAGTGGAACCACTTACCGTAGGGTTTCACGCGGCCGCCCGGGGCCGGGTTTCCGAAAATGATACAGTAGCTGTAATTGGGTGCGGAATCGTAGGGCTGGGAGCGATTGCGTCTGCGGTTAACCGGGGTGCTAAAGTAATTGCCATTGATATTGATGATTCTAAAATGGAAATTGCTAAGAAGATAGGCGTAGCGCATACTATTAACACTACCAAAGTAGATCTGCACCAGGCTTTAGCCGAAATTACCGACGGCGACGGCCCCGATGTAATTATAGAAGCAGTGGGAAGTCCGCAAACGTATCGGGCCGCAGTAGAAGAAGTAGCCTACACCGGCCGGGTTGTTTGCATTGGCTATGCTAAAAAGCCAGCTGAATTTAATACGGGCATTTTTGTGCGCAAAGAAATTGAAATTCTAGGCTCCCGTAATTGCCTGGGCGAGTTTCCGGAAGTAATTAGCTACCTAGAGTCCGGCAAATTTCCGGTAGAGACGGTTATTTCAAAAACAGTTTCCATTGATGAAGCGGGCGCGGCTCTAGCCGCCTGGTCAGATAATCCGGGACCCATCACCAAAATAATGGTAGATTTTGAAAAGTAG
- a CDS encoding EboA domain-containing protein: MPTADQESVKNFLTELLTRATTPQGITWLEKQLAEAQTESKFFQAFSTVPRFVGKKKLEVTETDIATAEALRPGFNPQGWTADQVARTLLALSLPHQSPEEYVKTLDKLFATADVNELVALYAALPILPYPEKLVPRMAEGVRTNMTLVFEAVALQNPYPHDYLPEEAWNQLVLKSIFTSRPLYRIYGLENRRNLKLTQTLSDFAHERWAAGRTLSPEVWRNVGPFVDETIWPDIQKLFTQPNELEQQAAALVCAESNFPEAKTMLETVPDLKAKIASGELTWNTIGEAVAAQSV; this comes from the coding sequence ATGCCAACAGCTGACCAAGAATCTGTAAAAAACTTTTTAACGGAACTTCTTACCCGCGCCACCACGCCCCAAGGAATTACCTGGCTCGAAAAACAATTAGCCGAAGCGCAAACCGAAAGCAAATTTTTCCAGGCTTTTAGTACGGTGCCCCGTTTTGTTGGGAAAAAGAAATTAGAAGTTACTGAAACCGATATAGCAACTGCCGAAGCTTTACGCCCGGGTTTTAATCCCCAAGGCTGGACGGCCGACCAAGTCGCCCGTACTTTATTAGCTTTATCGTTGCCGCACCAATCGCCGGAAGAATATGTAAAAACGCTGGATAAATTGTTTGCCACCGCCGATGTAAACGAGCTGGTAGCCTTATACGCTGCTTTGCCCATTTTGCCTTATCCGGAGAAACTTGTACCACGCATGGCCGAAGGCGTGCGGACTAACATGACTTTGGTTTTTGAAGCCGTAGCGTTGCAGAATCCGTATCCGCACGATTACTTGCCCGAAGAAGCCTGGAACCAGTTGGTATTAAAATCTATTTTTACCAGCAGGCCTTTGTACCGGATTTATGGTCTAGAAAATCGCCGGAATTTAAAATTAACGCAAACGCTTTCGGATTTTGCTCACGAACGCTGGGCCGCCGGTCGTACCCTGAGCCCGGAAGTTTGGCGCAACGTAGGGCCGTTCGTAGACGAAACTATTTGGCCGGATATTCAGAAATTATTTACGCAACCCAACGAACTGGAACAACAAGCCGCTGCTTTAGTTTGCGCTGAAAGTAATTTTCCGGAGGCTAAAACCATGCTCGAAACGGTGCCGGATTTAAAAGCTAAAATTGCCAGCGGCGAACTTACCTGGAATACCATCGGCGAAGCCGTAGCTGCTCAATCTGTATAA
- a CDS encoding TatD family hydrolase, whose amino-acid sequence MNITSPFPLIDPHIHMTSRTTDDYEAMRRAGIVAIIEPAFWMGQPRTEAGTFKDYYSHLIGFERFRSSQFGIKHYCTIGLNSKEANNEALAEQVMELLPLYVAKEGVVGVGEIGYDDQTAAEDKYYRLQLEIAKDVNLPVQIHTPHRDKKKGTLRSMEVALEHGIDPGMVIVDHNNEETVKDVLDRGFWAAFTIYPHTKMGNERMVEIVKQYGPERIMINSAADWGISDPLAVPKTVALMLERGIPEEQVRLVSYGNALAAFGQSGQMPESDWLEAQPVDQSQKFSGSSILRGGQTPRIDEPNTPTSNIIR is encoded by the coding sequence ATGAACATTACTAGTCCTTTCCCGCTAATAGACCCCCACATCCACATGACCTCGCGCACCACCGACGATTATGAGGCTATGCGCCGAGCCGGCATTGTGGCGATTATTGAACCAGCTTTCTGGATGGGGCAACCCCGCACCGAAGCCGGCACCTTTAAAGATTATTATAGCCATTTAATTGGTTTCGAGCGTTTCCGTTCGAGCCAATTTGGCATTAAACATTACTGCACCATTGGTTTAAATTCGAAAGAAGCCAATAACGAAGCGCTAGCCGAACAAGTAATGGAATTGTTGCCCTTGTACGTAGCCAAAGAAGGCGTAGTGGGCGTGGGTGAAATTGGGTACGACGACCAAACTGCCGCTGAAGATAAATACTACCGCTTGCAGCTCGAAATCGCTAAAGATGTAAACCTGCCGGTACAAATCCATACGCCGCATCGCGACAAGAAAAAAGGCACCCTGCGCAGCATGGAAGTAGCTCTGGAGCACGGCATTGATCCGGGTATGGTAATCGTGGACCACAACAACGAAGAAACCGTGAAAGACGTCTTGGATCGGGGTTTTTGGGCCGCATTTACTATTTACCCGCACACCAAAATGGGCAACGAACGCATGGTAGAAATTGTAAAGCAATACGGCCCCGAAAGAATCATGATTAACTCAGCGGCCGATTGGGGCATCAGCGATCCTTTAGCAGTACCTAAAACAGTAGCCTTAATGCTGGAGCGCGGGATACCAGAAGAACAGGTGCGTTTGGTAAGTTACGGCAATGCCTTGGCTGCTTTTGGCCAAAGCGGACAAATGCCGGAAAGCGATTGGCTCGAAGCGCAACCAGTTGACCAAAGTCAGAAGTTTTCCGGAAGTTCGATTTTACGCGGGGGCCAAACGCCTCGTATTGATGAGCCGAATACGCCTACTTCTAACATCATCCGCTAA
- a CDS encoding 3-dehydroquinate synthase, whose amino-acid sequence MQIYPIQQTFQVTYNYTVHFTENLFSLRNLLLRDVIASGGGEGRKVLFVLDHHVAEALPTLTQDIKNYTSQYADVLQLAAEPMVIPGGEQCKNDPIYTEQVIDAINEKGIDRHSYVLAIGGGALLDMVGYACGIAHRGIRHIRIPTTVLSQNDSGVGVKNSINAYGKKNFLGTFTPPFAVINDFHFLRTLTHREWRAGIAEAIKVSLIKDAEFFKFIQENTHKLAERDMPAMQYLIHRCAEMHVQHIASGDPFEKGSSRPLDFGHWSAHKMEQLSNYRIRHGEAVAMGIALDSTYSYLKGMITEDELKQILEVITGVGFELFAPEMLSHLEDDTHPKSLLRGLQEFREHLGGQLTIMLLTKIGKGVEVHEIDNELMIAAIEQLRHHAEATV is encoded by the coding sequence ATGCAGATATACCCCATTCAGCAAACATTTCAGGTAACGTATAATTATACTGTTCACTTTACCGAAAACTTATTTTCACTCCGGAACCTATTGCTTCGTGATGTAATTGCATCGGGCGGTGGAGAAGGCCGGAAGGTTTTATTTGTCCTGGATCATCACGTAGCTGAAGCGCTTCCCACATTAACACAGGATATAAAAAATTATACGTCGCAGTACGCCGATGTTTTACAACTCGCTGCCGAGCCTATGGTTATTCCGGGTGGCGAGCAATGTAAAAACGATCCGATTTACACGGAGCAAGTAATTGATGCCATTAACGAAAAAGGAATCGATCGGCATTCCTACGTATTAGCTATTGGTGGTGGCGCTTTGTTAGATATGGTAGGTTATGCATGCGGTATTGCGCACCGGGGTATCCGCCACATCCGGATTCCTACTACGGTATTATCACAGAATGATTCGGGGGTAGGTGTAAAAAACAGCATTAACGCTTACGGTAAAAAGAACTTCTTGGGCACCTTTACCCCGCCTTTTGCCGTAATCAACGACTTTCATTTTCTGCGTACTTTAACGCATCGGGAATGGCGTGCTGGTATTGCCGAAGCCATAAAAGTATCGCTCATAAAAGACGCCGAATTTTTTAAATTTATACAAGAAAATACGCATAAACTGGCTGAACGCGATATGCCAGCTATGCAGTACCTGATTCATCGGTGCGCTGAAATGCACGTACAGCACATTGCCAGCGGCGATCCTTTTGAAAAAGGTTCTTCCCGCCCCTTAGATTTTGGTCACTGGTCGGCGCATAAAATGGAGCAATTAAGTAATTACCGTATCCGCCACGGCGAAGCTGTTGCTATGGGCATTGCCCTGGACTCAACGTATTCGTATCTCAAAGGCATGATTACCGAAGACGAATTAAAACAAATTCTGGAAGTAATTACCGGTGTTGGTTTTGAATTATTTGCCCCCGAAATGCTTTCGCACCTCGAAGATGATACACATCCTAAAAGTTTACTGCGCGGTTTACAGGAGTTCCGCGAACACTTGGGTGGTCAGTTAACTATTATGCTGCTTACTAAAATTGGCAAAGGGGTAGAAGTACACGAAATTGATAACGAGTTAATGATTGCCGCCATCGAACAACTCCGGCACCACGCCGAGGCTACTGTTTAG